The genomic window GGGGATTGGAGAGGGAATAGATTGCAGGCCGAGGATTTTGCGTACTTTTTTTTGAGCGAAGGACATCTGCATGAGGTTGCCTCTTTTGATATCCTTCAGTTGTGTGAGGATTTCGGCTGAAGTGAGGGTTTCAGCCTGTCCAATGAACGGAAAGAGGACAATCAATCCAAAAAGAAAAATGAGTTTTTTTAGTAGCCAGCCTTTCACTTTAGATCGCCTGCCTTCAAATATATCACATTGACGACTGTAAAATGTCTCAGCTGATGAGAAAGCAATTTCTGAGCCGACGGAGAAATGGACGAGTTCTCAGATTTCAGGTGCGTTGGGTGCTCAGATGAGATTCTTACGCACCTCATCTTGTATTAGTGACAAATTCTGTAGTCAGACGTCTAAACCTTAGATAATGAGTGATGACCGGCGACTCCCCAAACAAAAAATCGGGCTCGTTTTCGATACTATTGTTGTTATTTTCTTTGGAAGATTAAGGTGAAAAAAAGAGGAAAAATTCGAGAGCCAAAAAAACAGGTCGTCAACAAAGGGCGACAGTCCAAGAAGGCCTTGGTGGCCTTGGATCATCAAGTCTTGGATGAATTGCGTTTTTTGAAAGAACAGAAATCTTTCGTGCTGGTAGCTGTTTCTGGTGGCATGGATTCGATGGTCCTGTGGGAGGTCATGAGCCGACTCAAAGTCCTGTTGGGTTTTGAACTTGGTGTCGCTCACGTTCATCATGGAGTAACAGAGTCGAGCCAGGGGCAATTTCGTCGGAAGGCCTGGGAGTTTGTCAGAAAGCATGCTTTGGAAAAGGGAGAGAGATTTTTTTCCAACCTAAAATTGGAGGATCTCGAGCAGGGAGGCAAACATCGAGGTGGGGACGGGAAGGACCCAGATCGGCTGGATTCTGAAGCCAAAATGAGAAGTTTTCGCTATGAGTGCTTGTGGGAATGGCAGCAGAGGTGCTCAATCGAGACGGGCCTGCCTGTGTACTTGGCTTTGGCCCATCATGCGGATGATCTGCTCGAGACTCGACTCATTCGCCTGATAAGGGGGACCGGACTGCAAGGGCTTGAGGCAATGAAAGTTTGTCAAAAGGAGCTTTTGCGACCCCTCTTGTTCTGCACTCGTCGAGAATTAATTGATTACGCACGTCAGCAATATGTGGATTGGATTGATGATCCGAGCAATCAGAATGAGGATTTTCTTCGCAATTGGATACGTGAAAGCTGGCTTCCTTCTCTCGAAAGGAGGCATCAAGGTGGAACAAGGAATCTAGGGCGCTCCTTAGAGAGGATTTTTAGAGAGGCTCATGGTGGAGCCAGTTCATTGAATGCTCTCGACTCTGGGGTGAGGCACGGTTTGGTGGGAGAGAAAAAGAGCGAAAAATTTCTTTTCCAAAATCGCAGGAAATTTGGTCTTCTCAATCTGGAAGACAAGCGCCGTGAGATAGCCTCATACCTGCGAGGACGAGGAATCAAAGGCTACGGCCAAAGTCATATCGATGAGATTATTAAGAGGCTAGGCACAAAAAGAAGAGCCTTCAGCTTCAAAGTCTTAAAGTGGGACTGGTTGGTTGATGCAGAGCAATTCATGGCGATCCGGTCTGAAGACGAGTGAGGAAAGCATTGAGACACTTCGCTTGGAGTGTTATTCTGCCGAAGAGGTAGTAGTTAGGAAAGGATAGTTTTTCATGCGTTCATCCCAAAAGACTTTGGCCCTCTGGGCGATGCTCGTTGTTGTGGCAATACTGTTGTTTCAGATGTATGAGGCGCAGCGCCATACTCTGATTCGTGATTTTGATTATCCCAAATTTTTAAAGGCCGTGGAGGCGGGTGAAGTCGAGGCCGTCACCTTTAATAAGGATTCGGGTGAGATTGAGGGAGATGTAAAGCTTGAGTTTCGTGATAAATATTCAGGTCGTCATTTTCAAATTTTAGGGAATGTAGATTCCGATGGATTTAAGATCGTGCGAGAGCACGGAATTACACCTAAATACGTTGGGTCTGACAATTCTTTAATGACTTCTGTTTTTTTAAATTGGCTTCCTTTGATCGTCATCATCGGTATGTTCATGTTTTTTATGCGACAGATTCAGGTGGGCGGGGGAAAGGCCATGAGCTTTGGAAAGAGCCGAGCTCGCCTTCTCACCGAAAACAAAAACAAAGTGACCTTTAGAGATGTCGCAGGAGTTGAGGAAGCCAAGGAAGACCTTCAAGAGATCGTGGCCTTTTTGAAAGAACCCAAAAAATTTACTCGTCTCGGTGGGCGCATTCCAAAAGGTGTTCTGCTTGTAGGGCATCCAGGAACGGGAAAGACACTCTTAGCAAGAGCAGTCGCTGGAGAGGCGAATGTTCCGTTTTTCACGATCTCTGGTTCTGATTTTGTGGAGATGTTTGTGGGAGTGGGCGCGAGCCGGGTTCGCGATCTGTTTGAGCAGGGCAAAAAAAATGCCCCATGCCTTATTTTCATTGATGAGATTGATGCCGTCGGTCGTCATCGTGGAGCGGGAATGGGCGGAGGTCACGATGAGAGGGAGCAAACCTTGAATCAGCTTCTCGTGGAAATGGATGGTTTTGAGAGCAATGAAGGGGTCATTCTTATTGCAGCGACCAATCGTCCTGATGTTTTGGATCCTGCTCTGTTGAGGCCCGGTCGGTTCGATCGACGAGTTGTCGTGAATAAGCCAGACTTGCATGGTAGGAGGCAGATCCTCGAAGTTCATACTCGAAAGACCCCTCTTTCGAGTGCTGTCGATCTCGATCGAATTGCTCGAGGAACGCCGGGATTTACGGGAGCTGATCTCGAGAACCTCGTGAACGAAGCCGCCTTGCAAGCCGCCCGCGACAATAAACTCAAAATTGAACAGGACGATTTTGAGAAAGTCAAAGATAAGGTTCTGATGGGATCAGAGCGCAAGTCCATGGTGATCAGCGAAAACGATAGGCGCATAACGGCATATCATGAGGCGGGACATGCTTTGGTTGGCAAAGTCGTGCCGGGGTTGGATCCCATTCACAAGGTGACGATCATACCTCGAGGGATGGCTCTTGGCCTGACTCAAACTCTTCCAGAGGAAGAGCAACTCAGTCTCTCCAAGAAAAAAGCGCAAAGCATGATTGCTTTTCTTTTTGGAGGAAGGGCCGCTGAGGAGTTGGTTTTTAATGATTCGACGACGGGTGCCGGGAATGACATTGAAAGGGCCACTGAATTGGCGCGGAGGATGGTTTGTGAATGGGGGATGAGCGAACGATTGGGACCATTGGCCCTTGAACGTCGCGAAGGTCCCGTGTTTTTGGGCATGCAATCCTCACAGTCGCGTGACTACTCCGATTCCAAGGCCGAAGAGATTGACAAAGAAGTCTATCGTATCGTCATGGAAGGTTATGAACTGGCAAAGAAAGTACTGAAGGACAATATGGCTGCCTTACACAAAATGGCAGAAGTGCTATTGGAACATGAAACCATTGATGCGGAAGAGGTCGCAATTTTGGTCAAAGGAGGAGGTCTTCAGGAGATTGGGGACCGTCGTGGAGACCGGCAAATCATCCTAGAAAAAGAACGTAAACAAGCGGCTGAAGAAGATGCAAAAAAGACGAAAGAGGAAGAGGAGAAGCTCAGGGCAAAAGAGAGTGGCGAGCGTGATCCGGTGGGTAGTTCGGGGCCGGTGACAGCCTAGAGCTCTTTTTCTTTATATTTAGGTGAGTGGGGAAGTTGATTCTACAAAATTTTTTAGACAACATGAATTCAATTTTCTCTCAGCTTCGTCTCATGGACTTGCTGGATTTATTTTTGGTTTTGGTAGTCGTGTACCGAATTCTTCACCTCACCAAACGTTCTGGCGCCGTGCAGATTCTGTCTGGTCTGGGAATTTTGGCCATCGCATATCTGGGGAGCATTTGGTTTGAGCTGATGACCTTTAATTGGCTCTTGGAGAAGTTTTTCTCCAATCTTTTTCTTATCGTGGTGATTCTCTTTCAGACAGAAATCAGACAAGCGCTTGCTCAGATAGGTTCTAATCCATTTCTATCGGGGGCAAGTCGTGTCGAGGAAACTCATATCGTTGAAGAGCTCGCCAAGGGTGTGGTGATGATGGCGCAGAAGGGCTATGGCGCTTTGATTGTTGTCGAGAGAGAAATTGCTTTGGATTACTTTGTGGAGATGGGAACTCCTATGGATGCGGTGGTCAATGCAGAGCTTTTGGTTTCACTGTTTCATCCCACAGCACCTCTTCATGATGGAGCCGTCGTTATCAGAGAGGGGCGCATTTATTCTGCCGGTTGTTTTTTGCCATTGAGCAAAAACCCTATTTTGGATAAAAACCTGGGGACTCGTCACCGGGCGGCAATTGGCTTGACCGAAGAAACCGATGCTTTGGTTTTGGTCGTCAGCGAGGAAAAAAAATCGGTTGGGATTGTGCAGTCCGGACAATTTCTACCTAATGTGAATCATGCCATAATTCGGCAGACACTCTACGATACATTTGGTCTCAAAGTGAAAGTTGAAAGGAATCCGACATGATCGGAGCTGCAAAAAGGCGAATAAAGTTTCATCTTAACGAGGATACCAGTTATAAGATCGTCGCCTTTTTCGTAACCTTGGTTCTTTGGGTGACCATTCTTGGTCGAAAAAGTTCTGTTGTCGTCAAAGACCTAAATCTAGAAGTTCTCGTAAAGAACAGCTATGTGGTGGGAAACGATCTTCGAAAGAAAGTTCGAGTCCAACTCTCGGGTCCTCGCATGGTCCTCAAAAAGTATGCTCAAACGGATCAACCTTTTACGGTCGACCTCTGGGATGCTGAGCCAGGTAAACATCGGATTCGACTGGGTCCCGGCGGACTTAATCTTCCCGTTGGTCTTAAACTGCTCTCTGTAAGTCCGGGCGAAATTATGGTCGTCGTACGTGATGCAGGCAAGAAAGTGGAGGGGAAGTGAAGACTGGTAAGGCACCTGGAAAAGGGGAGCTAATTAAAAAAACTCAGGGAGTTGGGGCTGTGGAGCCTTCTCCTGCGACGAGAATATCTGGCCTTTTTGGAACTGATGGAATTCGCGGCATGGCCAATAAGTATCCGATGACTCCCGATGTGGTCATGAAGGTGGGGCAGGCATTGGGTTTTGTTCTCAATCAGCAGGTGAGTAGCCGTCGAGTGAATCATCGGATTGTCATGATAGGAAAGGACACCCGTATTTCAGGATACATGCTGGAGCAGGCGCTGTCCTCTGGCCTCAATAGCATGGGTGTATGGGTGCAGCTCGTGGGACCTCTTCCCACTCCTGGAATTGGGTTTTTAGCGCGGAATATGAGAGCAGATGCTGGGGTTGTGATATCTGCGTCTCACAATGCCTATTATGACAACGGCATTAAGATTTTTGGGGCCGACGGTTTCAAGATCGCAGGAGAGATGGAGACCGAAATAGAACGATTGGTGAGAGATGTGGACCTTCACCTTCACTTGGCGGACAGTCATGAAATTGGGCGCACACGAAGAATTGATGATGCGGCGGGAAGATACATTGTCTATGTCAAAGACAGTTTTCCTCTTGATCTTTCTTTGGATGGCGTTCGAATCGTCTTGGATTGTGCGAGTGGAGCCGCTTACAAAGTGGCGCCTGCCGTTTTTGAGGAACTGGGAGCGGAGGTTGTACTGACCGGTAACCGGCCCGATGGATTTAACATCAATGAAAAAACAGGGGCTCTTTATCCTCAGAACACTTGTGAGGCGGTTATCAAGTACCGGGCCGATGTGGGAATCAGTCTTGATGGCGATGGCGACCGGGTCATCATGGTGGATGAAAAGGGAAGGATCGTCAACGGAGATCATATTTTAGCGATTTGTGCAATTCACTTGGCAAAGAAACATTCTCTTCCGGGCAACACGGTGGTTGCTACTCACATGAGCAACGTGGGTCTCGAATTGGCTCTTCGCAGCCACGGCATTAATTTGGTGCGAACGGACGTTGGAGATAAATACGTGGTGGAGGAAATGAGACGAAGTGGATATATTCTTGGTGGGGAGCAAAGTGGTCATATTATTTCTTTGGATCACAGCACAACGGGAGACGGATGTGTGGCAGCTCTGAATGTTCTAGCTGTCATGCTCCAGGAAAAGAAAAAGTTAAGCGAGTTGGCGAAGTGGATGAAGGATGTGCCTCAGGTTCTCATTAACACTCGAGTGAGTCATCGCCGTGAGCTTGAAGATATTTCTGGCTACCAGAACATGATTGACGAAATCAATACTCAGTTGTCTGGCGATGGGAGAGTTTTTGTGCGTTTTTCGGGAACTGAGCCTGTTGTGCGTGTTTTAGTTGAAGGGACTGACAAGAAGGCGATTGGACGGCATGCTGAGCGCATTGCCAGCTTTTTGCAAAAGGAGCTGACCTAGTTATGCGATTGGCGACTGTTTCCCAGAGTCGGGAAATAGATGAGCTGTCGCAGACGGTGTATGGGCTGAGTGGCGAGCTTTTAATGGAATCCGCTGGTGCCTTAGCTGCCCGAGAGATTGCTCAATCTTATTTTCCAGAACTGAAAAAGGGTGTTGTCAGCATCGTCTGCGGTCCGGGAAACAATGGTGGTGACGGTTTGGTGATTGCTCGTCATCTGCATTCGGCTGGCCATCGTCACTTAGTGGTTTACGTGTTGGCTCCTCAAAAACAGCGTTCCTCTCTGTTTGAGCAACAAATGCGTCGAATTCAATCTCATGGAATAAGAATTGTTGATTTGGTAGAGAACTCCGAAAAGACGGAGGCCTTGCGTTCATCTTCTCTTATTATCGATGCACTTTTTGGAATTGGTCTTTCGCGTTCCATAGAGGGCGAATATTTGAGTTTGGTTGAATTGATGAATTCAGTGCGAGTGCCGGTCGTCGCAGTTGATTGTCCCTCTGGACTAAATTGTGATACGGGAATGGTGAGAGGTCAGGTAGTAAAGGCCGATACGACGATTTCATTTGGTCTTGCCAAACCAGGTTTTTTTGTTGCAGATGGCCCTCGTCACGTTGGAAAGCTCAGGATTTTGTCGATTGGTTTTCCCTATGAATCATTGCGTGGAGTGGCTACGACTCATTTTGCTTTCACTGAGAAATTAGCCCGGCGATATTTGCCGAGAAGGCCTGAATCTAGCAACAAGACGGATCATGGCCACCTTTTGGTGGCGGCAGGAAGATCTGGAATGTGGGGAGCTGGAGTTTTGGCCTCTGCAAGTGCCTATCGCATGGGTTGTGGTTATGTCACCTGGGCGAGTTTTCAGAGTCCCGAGGAAAATCTGCGAGAAGTTCCGGAAGTCCTCACTGCTGTTTTGACTGATCCGCTTTTATGGGAAAAAAAGTGGAACGCAGCGGCTGTCGGGCCAGGTCTGGGAGTGACTCGCGCAGTGGCAGACCTGATTGAAAAATTGAAGGCGAGAGAACTTGCGGGTGTCGTCTTAGACGCAGATGCTATCACGACCTGCGTAGAATTTAATTTATTTCCTTTGCCTCGTCATTGGGTTTTGACTCCCCATGCAGGAGAGCTCGCAAGAGTGATCGGGTTGGATGCGGCAACTATCGGTGAGAATCGCTTTCGGGCCGCGTTGTTGGGTTCAGAAATTTCAGGATGTCATGTTTTATTGAAGGGCTTTCGAAGTGTTTTGGCTCACGAGGGCCGGTGCATGGTGATTAATTCGGGCAATTCCGCTTTGGCCAAAGCAGGAACGGGAGATGTCCTTACCGGAATGATTGGGAGCTTCATGGCTCAGGGCTTGGAACCTCTGCAAGCATCAGCAACGGCTGCCTACATTCATGGGCGTATTGCAGATGAATGGGTTCGAGTGGGACACGATCGGCGCACTCTGATGGCCTCGGACCTCAAAGATCATCTTCCCAATTTGTTGGGACGAATATCGGGTGGCACTCTCGTGCTATAACGAGAGACTTTGTCTTCATTTTATCTGGTTTTGTCGCGGTTTTCCAATAGACGGAGTCATCGGGCCCTGTTAAATACTCACCATGCAGGGCAATGTATCAAAGGGAGAACCTAAAAAAATTGAGTTCATTGAACTCAATTCTCTTCAAGAGAGTCGCGCTTGGGTGGCGAAATTTTTGATTCCGAGTCTCTCAGACCGAGAGATTCTGCTCTTCGAAGGACCTCTGGGTGCAGGTAAGACACAATTGGTGCGATTCTTATTGGAAGATTTAGGAACGCGAGAGGCTTGTTCGCCGACCTTTGCCATTCATCATCACTATAAAACTGTTCATAAATCTGTTGATCACTTGGATCTCTATCGTCTTGAGGATGAAGACGATCTCGAGTCTACGGGATTTTGGGATTTATTCTCAATACAAAAGGTTTGATTCTTATCGAATGGGCGGATCGGCTTGAGTCTGGCTGGTTGCCACCAGATTGGGTCTGTCGTCGAATTAAAATTGATTTTGGCTCAAAGGGGA from Bdellovibrionales bacterium includes these protein-coding regions:
- the tilS gene encoding tRNA lysidine(34) synthetase TilS encodes the protein MKKRGKIREPKKQVVNKGRQSKKALVALDHQVLDELRFLKEQKSFVLVAVSGGMDSMVLWEVMSRLKVLLGFELGVAHVHHGVTESSQGQFRRKAWEFVRKHALEKGERFFSNLKLEDLEQGGKHRGGDGKDPDRLDSEAKMRSFRYECLWEWQQRCSIETGLPVYLALAHHADDLLETRLIRLIRGTGLQGLEAMKVCQKELLRPLLFCTRRELIDYARQQYVDWIDDPSNQNEDFLRNWIRESWLPSLERRHQGGTRNLGRSLERIFREAHGGASSLNALDSGVRHGLVGEKKSEKFLFQNRRKFGLLNLEDKRREIASYLRGRGIKGYGQSHIDEIIKRLGTKRRAFSFKVLKWDWLVDAEQFMAIRSEDE
- the ftsH gene encoding ATP-dependent zinc metalloprotease FtsH; this translates as MRSSQKTLALWAMLVVVAILLFQMYEAQRHTLIRDFDYPKFLKAVEAGEVEAVTFNKDSGEIEGDVKLEFRDKYSGRHFQILGNVDSDGFKIVREHGITPKYVGSDNSLMTSVFLNWLPLIVIIGMFMFFMRQIQVGGGKAMSFGKSRARLLTENKNKVTFRDVAGVEEAKEDLQEIVAFLKEPKKFTRLGGRIPKGVLLVGHPGTGKTLLARAVAGEANVPFFTISGSDFVEMFVGVGASRVRDLFEQGKKNAPCLIFIDEIDAVGRHRGAGMGGGHDEREQTLNQLLVEMDGFESNEGVILIAATNRPDVLDPALLRPGRFDRRVVVNKPDLHGRRQILEVHTRKTPLSSAVDLDRIARGTPGFTGADLENLVNEAALQAARDNKLKIEQDDFEKVKDKVLMGSERKSMVISENDRRITAYHEAGHALVGKVVPGLDPIHKVTIIPRGMALGLTQTLPEEEQLSLSKKKAQSMIAFLFGGRAAEELVFNDSTTGAGNDIERATELARRMVCEWGMSERLGPLALERREGPVFLGMQSSQSRDYSDSKAEEIDKEVYRIVMEGYELAKKVLKDNMAALHKMAEVLLEHETIDAEEVAILVKGGGLQEIGDRRGDRQIILEKERKQAAEEDAKKTKEEEEKLRAKESGERDPVGSSGPVTA
- a CDS encoding TIGR00159 family protein; the protein is MLQNFLDNMNSIFSQLRLMDLLDLFLVLVVVYRILHLTKRSGAVQILSGLGILAIAYLGSIWFELMTFNWLLEKFFSNLFLIVVILFQTEIRQALAQIGSNPFLSGASRVEETHIVEELAKGVVMMAQKGYGALIVVEREIALDYFVEMGTPMDAVVNAELLVSLFHPTAPLHDGAVVIREGRIYSAGCFLPLSKNPILDKNLGTRHRAAIGLTEETDALVLVVSEEKKSVGIVQSGQFLPNVNHAIIRQTLYDTFGLKVKVERNPT
- a CDS encoding phosphoglucosamine mutase, encoding MANKYPMTPDVVMKVGQALGFVLNQQVSSRRVNHRIVMIGKDTRISGYMLEQALSSGLNSMGVWVQLVGPLPTPGIGFLARNMRADAGVVISASHNAYYDNGIKIFGADGFKIAGEMETEIERLVRDVDLHLHLADSHEIGRTRRIDDAAGRYIVYVKDSFPLDLSLDGVRIVLDCASGAAYKVAPAVFEELGAEVVLTGNRPDGFNINEKTGALYPQNTCEAVIKYRADVGISLDGDGDRVIMVDEKGRIVNGDHILAICAIHLAKKHSLPGNTVVATHMSNVGLELALRSHGINLVRTDVGDKYVVEEMRRSGYILGGEQSGHIISLDHSTTGDGCVAALNVLAVMLQEKKKLSELAKWMKDVPQVLINTRVSHRRELEDISGYQNMIDEINTQLSGDGRVFVRFSGTEPVVRVLVEGTDKKAIGRHAERIASFLQKELT
- a CDS encoding NAD(P)H-hydrate dehydratase; this encodes MRLATVSQSREIDELSQTVYGLSGELLMESAGALAAREIAQSYFPELKKGVVSIVCGPGNNGGDGLVIARHLHSAGHRHLVVYVLAPQKQRSSLFEQQMRRIQSHGIRIVDLVENSEKTEALRSSSLIIDALFGIGLSRSIEGEYLSLVELMNSVRVPVVAVDCPSGLNCDTGMVRGQVVKADTTISFGLAKPGFFVADGPRHVGKLRILSIGFPYESLRGVATTHFAFTEKLARRYLPRRPESSNKTDHGHLLVAAGRSGMWGAGVLASASAYRMGCGYVTWASFQSPEENLREVPEVLTAVLTDPLLWEKKWNAAAVGPGLGVTRAVADLIEKLKARELAGVVLDADAITTCVEFNLFPLPRHWVLTPHAGELARVIGLDAATIGENRFRAALLGSEISGCHVLLKGFRSVLAHEGRCMVINSGNSALAKAGTGDVLTGMIGSFMAQGLEPLQASATAAYIHGRIADEWVRVGHDRRTLMASDLKDHLPNLLGRISGGTLVL